tgggtaaaTATGTCTAGAATGCTGAAGAATAGAATGATAAACAATATGCACATTTAGTTAATGGGTCGAATAATCGAAACAAGGTTTTCGCGAGCCATACGTTCATAAACCGGGTTTCATTAAGTAAAACCTACATGGTTAGATCCATAATTTTAATACGGATACATAGGAAAAATAATCGGCTAAAACGGATGCATAAATCGAAAGTTATGATAGTTTAAAGATTGACATTTGAAAATAATAACGCTGGGCAAATATGCAGCTCCATTTATCGAGCTTACTACCAAAATGATGGCCTCGTGCTATGCGACGCCAAAACACAATCATCGTCACGTCACCGACGGATGTCGCGGGCCGCAAAAGCTTGGCTTTCATCTGTCGTGGGGCGCGACAGCCCCCAATTACAgaaattttgtttgtttttcagTGTTAGCAATAGAACTTGTATTTATTTGATATtatgatgtcaaaactaacaattgatgtggttttgaccttaggtaaTGCTCGTTTCCTTGTGGATGTCGATCAAGCAAAAGAATCAAGAACCAAACACAAGTTTTGAATGCTTCCGCGCTAGTCTAATCTAGTTCAAACCATGTTGTTTTGTAAACACTACTGAATGTTGAATTTAATCTAGTTAGTTGACTATATTTCGACACTATAATGAAGTACATCTTAGTTTATTAACTAAGTTTTTGTTAATTATGTATTTCGACTTTAAAAAGTCTGTATTTTATGAATAAACAATGAAATTATAAGAGGAGTGTTACATCTTATGCTTAGCTACCttgacaattatagcgctataggagtaacgcaccgcccttgagtcttggggtattgttGAGTCAAACATGTTAACCTCCCGCTATTGTTTTGGGACAGGCAAGATTAACGCGTTGGAAACTTAGGTTAACATATTGATTACGCTAGCTGGCATGTTGAAACTTGTAATATGTTATCATGTTGGACACGAGTTTTTAAACTATATATATGCCATGTATCAAATTTGTATGCTCGCCAacattttgttgattttattttaatacatgttgcaggttgataagCGAAGGAAGTCaggaaatcaagctaggatgaactTAGAAACTCATCTTAGAAAAACTATATTTTGAAACATGTCGAAGTTTTGATCTATGTGTTGATACAATTTGTTTTGGTTAATTTTGTATGACATTTTGATGCTTATATGAAACCTGATTAATCTATATCGAAACAAGTAGCGTTATGAtgctttgagcgatttgttcgtcccgccccgatgtttccgccatcggtttggGTGTGAAAAAAACATCTTATATAAACAAATGCCATCATTTACTAAATACCATTCAATTTAAAATGCCTGAAAGTTCAAAAACCAGACATGCTGTCGTTTCTTGGAAATTCAGTTTTGTTCTTAATAAAGTTTCACTCAGTGTATTGGACAAAATTCTTAAATGAggattttgtccatctcattgagCAAAATCTTATTGTGTTTATCTTCACCTATTTTATTTACTGAAAAGTGTTCTTTTTCTTTGgcgtttatgtgtgtgtgtgatatTCTATGGTTTGTTATGTACCTTCCAAATCATATGTTATGCACAAAAAGTGACATATGAAGAAGGCCATTGAAACATATATACCATTTTCAAATATTACTTTGAAAAAAAAACGTCATTGAAACAAGCATGAAGAACAAAACACCATATTTGTTGCATATATAAGGTGACTTATTTAGGGTAACGTGAACAATGACAATCCGGCCCTTGCATATCATTTAGTGCCCCTGCCAGGTGTTCgaccaggatccgttctcaccgtttttACACTTCCaaccgttttctcctgatcccatttctctctctctctctctctatatatatatatatatatatatatatatatatatatatatatatatatatatatatatatatataatatgaatAAGGTTTGGGACACATGGCGTGTTGTGGACTTGTGATGCAACCGTTTTAggtttttggcgggaaaatgaggGAAAACACTTATTTTTTTACGGATCTCGCATGCGCTGTCCATACCCAGATTTTTGACCCGGTTATATAAATCATGGAATAACCTTATTCCCTCGTTCTTCTCATTCTTCAAGCGACTTCCAGGATACGTTTCTTTTACAAAACCCTAGCATCGATTCCCTCGTTCTTCTCATTCTTCAAGCGGCTTCCAGGATACGTTTCTTTTACAAAACCCAAGCATCGGCAATTATCTATCTCCTTCTTCATGTGGTTGTAAATGGTTTGTTCTTCATCATCTTCGTATCatgatttctttttcttcataacATGTTCGATATTATCAGGTTTTGATTTAGATTCATGGTTGTTATTTTTCTTTGATTCTAATTGGATTCAATGGTTTGTTGATATTCGAATCATCTTCGTTGTTTCCAATCATGTTTTTACGGATTAGGGCTTTGCTTATCTTCTTCTCACTGTGGCAGCGATCAAAGTAAGTATACGTTTTGTATTCCCattttttgattgtttgattttgCGATATTCATCTTAACTTTAGGGTTTGTTTtactaataataaatatatttgaGATTTAAGGTAAACATGAACTTCAATTTTCCGGCAAAGGATCTGTCAGTTTTGTGCACCCATATATGTGATTTTGAggtattaataataataataataataataataataataataaaagaaaccaaataAAATTTAATGAAAGAAAAGCAGAACGTGTCAAAAGAAGAGGATATATTGGGGTATATAAGGCTGAAAGATAAAAGTAATCATTTTTATTGTGAATGAGTCTACTTTGGTTTGTGTTTAGTCTCACACTAATGTTTTGTTGTAATTCTTCTCTACTTGCATACATCAAGGTACCGATTTTACATCAGGGTACCATTTTTCTCATCTTTCAGGGTTTATCTATTGtattttaatatttttgttaattggttaaactccttttgttttttgtttatgtttCCGTTTTTTATGTTTGATCGATCTTGGTTGCTTGCTTACGGGGATTTTGAACAATTTTGATTAGTATCCGATTCTTACTATCGTTCTTGGTATGGTTTTGTGACAGATGGAAACTGGGACGGAATGCCCTAGCCGCCGCTTGTGCTCGTGGTGTTGTTTCAGTTTTTCTTAATGGTATATAAAACTGTTGTCGCAATGAGTTTGATGGTAATATCAAGAGGCAATTTTTATTGTGTTTCTAATTTTATAAGTCAAAAACAACTGTACCAACCTACTTTATCCGATCATTTTAGGGAATTGCGTATGCTATCACTTGTACTTGGATCAGAAATTACCGATGCATCAGTTGCAGCAATTTCTAAATGctactcgaatctcgaattacttGACCTCAGTGGGTAAGTAATACTATTTTATATTTATAACCCATGGTTATTACTTATTATTATGTCTATGTAAGTTCGTATTACTAACTATGTTTTACAGGTCTAGCATAAGTGACATGGGTTTAGGGATGATATGCAATGTGTTTCCCGAGACTTTAACAAGGCTACTTGTTGCTCTATGCCCCAACATTACATCAAGTAATGTTTTAATCTATGCTATGTAATGATAGTTATTCTTATTTGTTAATCATTAATATTTGTCTCTTTTTATCATCGTCATCGTCAGGTGGTATCCAATTTGCCACAGCTCAATTACCTCTTTTGGGACTCATTGATTGTGGGTGACAATATGTGAAGAAAATAGCAATTCAGAATTACAAACATCCCCAAACAGCAAAGCACATCTTACGTACCAGAAACTGGTTATAAAACATTCTCGGTTGAAAAAGCTAAGCCTTTGGGGTTGCTCTAGCCTTGATGTAAGATCCTTAAAACAATCTTAacattttaatataataattttACATCTTAATCGATACGCATTCTAATTATCTTGTTTTTGTAGTCCTTGTATTTAAGCTACCCAAATCTCAGTGATTTGAACCTGAACTCCTGTAAAAATTTAATTCCAGGTAACTTTAAATTTTTATAGCGTTTTGACCAACATGATGATGATGTAGTTTACTATTTAATTTACTTAAATTTTAATTGTTTAATTACAGAAAAAATAGTACTGCAATGCCCAAAGGTGGAAAGTGTGCATGTTGTTGGTTGCCAAGATGTATTAATTCAAGCAGTTCAAACTCAGGTAAACGAAAATTTATGTATATATTTGTCTCTTGAAGAATATGTTTCATCCAGACTTTACATCTTTACATTGTAGCTGATGTCCAACAGATGGAATGGCGTGTTTGTAGTGTCCTGAGCAAGTATTCAACTTTTTACAACACACTTCAGAAAATATATAGTGGTCATCTATCGGTTTTAAACCGATTTTTTGGTTGGAATCAAATTGGGTATTCGGTTTTTagtttttggtttttggtttggttttgaATTTCTTGGGTTCGTTTTAGTTGGGTTCTTCCGAATAAGCCGAACTGAATAAATCGAATAACCGAAAACCAAACCGATCAACACACCTATTAAAGGTTATGTATGTTCTTGATGGTTTAATCTTTTTAGAGTTTGATGTAAGTTAATTATTGTTTGTTGATTTTGGAAGGATGCAACTTGTAGGGAATAGAATCAGGTTATTAGGTTTATTGCATCAAGTGCATCTTGCTGTAAGGAATCCTAAATACCCCCTTAGATGTTGAAATATGTTCAAGTCATAGGCTATTCAAGTCATACTCCAAATTGTTAGGTAAAACCATTGGATTTTGAATCTCTAGTGGTTACGATTTATCATTTGGACTCGGATTTTGTTTTCGATCACATGTCTGTTTTAGGTGGATTCTGGCAAGGTGGGTATGAAGGGAAGTGGCAGATGTCCAGTGACTGTTGGCGGTGGTGATGACTGCCAGCACCGCCGGATGGTGGTGGTAGATGGTAatagacaacaacaacaacctgGACAAATGTAGTGAATGTTTAGACATATTTTAGTTTCTTAATTGTGAATGATTTCTGAGTGTAAAAGGAGGTATGATAAAAAgttcatttttattattaaaattaatttaattttttgCCTTATGTGGTCTTTTTGTGTTTCTTTGCATACAAACTTTATGTTGCCATTGATAAATCTGTTGTATAGACATATGAATCAGCCAGACGTCAGGTTCTAGAAAAGATTGAACGTGTTGGGTGTGTAAATAAACATGTTCTAGTAATGCATGCCAAGTGTTTGTTGATACGTTTCaagcttggtttaaaaaagcacGAGGTgctccgaagcgttttggttccaaaagctttaagcgaagcttcaagcgcgaagcgagagcttcacgtatacgaagcgctcaaaataaaaaaataataaaaaaattattgtaCACATCAATATGACTTATTCTACTTGTTAATTAATAATAAACACCAAAACGTGATTAATaaacacacttaacacataaaaagcatagttaaaacataaattaaaatcGAATCACacttaaaacataaacataaaaatagtCTTTAATCAGTAATCATCATAATCAAGTACGTATTCATCTCGGGTCACCAGATGAGAAGGACTTTTCTAAGGCAGTAGTAGTGTTGTTTGATCCTGAGGCCATTATGATTTCTAAACAGAAATCAAGTTGCAGAGAGAATAGAAGGAGAAAGAGGAAGACAACCGCTGATATGTTAAAAGACAGCGGCTGATTATTAGGGTAAAGAAGTGGGGCCTCATTTAAACCCTATTTAAAGACTATTGGGCCTAAAAAATGGCCCAAATGTGACCTGATTGGGCTAAAGCGTCGCTTCAAACCATCATCGCTTCGCGCTTAAAGCTCGCTTCAAAACGCTTCACGTGTTACAACGCCTCAAACCAAAAAAAGCGTTTTTCCAAACGCTTCAGCGCTTCACGCTTAAAGCGCGCTTAAAGCTCGCTTTTTTAAACACAGGTTTCAAGGAATTTAGccattattttcttttttaaacaACCAAGATTTTCGATGTAAATAACTAAATAGAGCATGCTTCTTGTATTAGCTAACAACGGATTAATTTTTTTAGCAATTAGCTTATACACTCATATTTTTGTTCAGTTTCAGAAAGAGCGATGGTTTTGAAGGCTTTTATGTTGGTGGACTAAGGTTTATGATAGTTGTATTGTTCTAATTTCAATTTCAAGTTATATATAAAAATCAATCTTTTTAAGATAACCCAGTTGAACCTGACCTGTTTGTCCTTTGACCCATTACTCAACACGCCCAACCTCGATCGTCTACATTTTATTACTCAATGAACCTGACCTTGCTCATTTACATGTTATTATTTAACGCACCCGACCTTGCAGATGGGAAACGTGAAAACATGAGGAAATGCAATACCGCTAAAATAATATCTCATGTATTAACCTGCTCACTTTAGAAACATGTCAAATGTAGGTGGGTTACAAACAATGAATATAACTAGATTTTACATAATAGGTGGGTTGGGTGATAGATTAAAATGGGTTTGAACTGAGACATGTTTTTAGTGCAAGTTGAATATAACTTCATAGGTAAATGGTGATATTCGCAATTTTACTGATGGTGTTATGCTGTCATATGGCCATAAAGTTTGATAAATGGGTCTTTGCGAAGTCCTTATGGTGACAGACTTGCATATGACTTAAAATTATGGTTTCACCTTATTTCGGTTTCATAAAGGATACTTGAAGTATGCTAAATGTTTACAGGTAAAAGGTGACAACACGGTGATCTGGTTACGTCGTCGACTGGTTGATTGATGTTGGCGGTTTTAGGCCATATAGACTATTTGTTTTAATCATGTCTttcatgttgggattgaaccttatcagaggaacagataattaaaggcaaaactggatcagagcagtggatccagaataagcagatgttatgtattcaagtctctccccttgaaagtggtttcaacatctgatgacctccaaTCTACTGATCGTTAAAACTGCTgtcctacaactgctgatcaagtcaaagattgataaagactaaagctctgctgttcaatctgctggtatgggtcaagcactgctgGATATATCAAGTGCTactgggttcacatcagtggaaggattCAACAGTAGTTTAGTTTGTCTTTATGTAAAGTAGTGTATAACAGTTGTTAGCATAGCAGTACTTGTTtagatcagttgttagagtttgttaggaggttagatgtcactttcatggtgacgtcagcaaagatgcctcagtggtttgtccgtgcctataaatagaacagtaccctatACTGTtatattagctcttcaccatctttcttcctgtacgaacaaatcactgtgagctcgggctgagggggagtttgttacatgcATGCAATTGTAATCGTTgatgaaataaattcaatcattcggttctttgttgaaaatgtgtgttgaaagcaattctcctgtttgattgtgaaaagtttgtttccatttatattccgctgcactacttgttcattgttcatcttaattcaaacataaatcataatcaaaaccaaactcagatcctaacaattggtatcagagctcggacagtcaaatttgatttaaccatcattttgacataaatagtttaGCTCagaatcgttgatactgatagtttgttcgttttgttgaaaaacagagcaaggtttaatcaccatcaaagttgattaatctgtgcctgtaaaacaaccaggatgacgtcacaatcacaagatgataagaataacatcggctcacttttcaaaccacctatgcttaaacataatgaatacaacatctgggagagaaggatgggtcacatccttgctcaacagaatactggatgttggagatctgttgtttttggaccacatgttcctatggtgccaagtgctgaggatacaaagaagttcgaacctaaaaaacctgaaaactatactgaaactgactttcaaaagttcgaactcgatgccaaagcatttagcatcatagcatctgcattacccaatgaaatctatgttgtactgttacattgtaacagtgccaaagagctatGGAATGCACTGAAGGAATAGTTTGGGGGAATGGAAGAAGTTATTGAAaataatagggaaattctgaatcagcagtatgaaaccttCTGTCACATCAAGGGTGTATCACTGACTCAGCAGTTTGAGCGGTttagttgtctcattagtgagctaagacttgtTAAAATTACATTCCCAAattcaactcaaaatagcaggtttcttagatcactaccaGAAAAATGGGATACCATTGCATTTGTAACTAGAAATTCtgctgagttcaaggatctgaccctgacccaacttcatggtagacttctaacctatgaaagggagttaaaccagaaaaagaagttgcaagagtctggcaaagttgctgatgattattcatttggcagcacagctctttttggtcaggaagaatctggtagcagtagttaggatcagagttatgatcattttattgatataactgcttgtggaaattttaacaactctgattctcactctgcaaattatgcttttacTGCAAATTGCGAAAACCAGATGTTAGATAACTTGtgttttgaactcaatgatttgcaacactttgatcccactgacttagaagagatggacattttgcatcaactGGCTTTGCTTAGTataagaacaagcaaattctataaAAGAATAGGGAAaaaattcccagggttacatgggaatttaagagtggggttggataaatcaaaactGAAGTGTTATAAGTGCAATAGGCTatgtcattttgctagggaatgcaggagtcaaaccactggtccaataataactcatcccagctcaaaccctagaccacaaattcagtatgttcaagcccctgtcccgcaggcacaagtgcaacctgttgcacctcaacaagttGCTCCAACAGTggtacaaccagatcagcaaagctttttcacccaaggctttgttgactggagcagcatgcctgatgagcttggtgatgaaaattttgcactctatgcttctaatgatacttttaatgatgaattttgtttgatggcattagatacaataccagaaggggtagaaactgaagatgaacagctaagtgctgaaacagtggatgaagtggttgaagcagtggttactacagttgctggtgaactactgctagGAGAAAATttagaaaccctgattgaaccactgtctgacccctggttcaaagaagacaaagaagaaaaggaagagaagaaagcaggtgagaaagaagttagagctgatgaagaaggtgatcatcaatgtgattatgccatgatggctgctgctaaggtatcacctcaagttcttgaaaaactgtctTCAGACAAATGCATTATTGCATTTGCTAgcattaaagaggtaaatgaaaaccttaagGATAAagtcttaactgatgaagtcaaatttgaaaagtcattgaaagaacttaataacaaattggctgaaaaggacAAGGAAATCAacagtctcaaagaagagcaaagcataacaaagactcaactccaaactatggtagaaaaataccaagtttgtaaaaaggagttggagtccaaccaaatcacttgtgaaaaatgggtggagtcttgcaaaggttatgaggtcatgcttgaaaaacagattaaaagcaatgtgaaatttggtgttggttttagaaaacatgatgaaattgaaaacactgctgcaaaACAAGCTGGTTCAGTTGAAATAACACCAaccaacaagaatggccaagaagttaaaataactgacaaacttggtaacaataTCACTCTGGAAAGATCAGTGGGGTCCTCAacctttgaggaaattgagaaataccaatttaaacccacatggtctgatgagtgtgacattcttgaaaattttaaaccaacggacttcacaaccactgatggtgtaaaagctcctaaAGCAAAGTTCATTCCTCTCAaagacatcccaacagtggttcaaaaatctgttgctaaggagtctgagaaaaggaagaaaagagaaaagatcaaaaacttgttttgtgatttttgtgaaaagaagaatcatctaacaaaagactgttttcatctaaaagcatatgatctaaacaaaacaagtgtcatcacacctgctgagagctgcaccatctgtggtaaaacaaaccacaaaactcaagaatcTGTGTATTTCAAATCCTTTGATGAAAAGAGgaatgagtacactgcaaaaacatccttaagttcatcaacatcatctgtcaagttcaccaagaaacaaccactgtttgtgccagtccaaacagctgaaccaaacatctgtccaaagagatgttcaggtgactgatgcaccccctgccaaccAATTCAGAAGAGGTAGGGGACAatcatcataccaaaggatcccacatgctTATGAGGTTTACAAAAAACCTTCTAAACCAAGGGTGAACAggtatccttttggttatcagcaggtgattggtcaagaactgcaacagtggttagagaaaaacattcccaaaaatgttcaaacccctgagctaaccactgtccatgtaCCTGAACTCATCCCAAatactgttgagaccccatccaaagccttattggctttggagaccctaatgaactaatccttttacttcatgtgcagggagcttctgcatgcttagatagcctttggtatgtagatagtggaggctccaggcacatgacaggatgtaaagccccactcaaagatttcaaaatccatggagggggtgatatatcctttggtaataatagtaaagggaaagttctggggtctggtacagtacagtctggtaatgtaaaatttgaaaatgtcaatctaatagacaatctaaaattcaacctcctgagtgtctcacaaatgagtgataaggggtatggctcattcttcacaaaggattgttgtaggattgttggactggaaatggttgaaaagattgaagaaataatcaaaactggaaaaaccaaacttgttgctcaaagaagtggcaatgtttatgtagttgatatgtcaaaagagagccccaggactgatgcttgtctgttctcagctgcatcaaacaaagagacagagttatggcacagaagattggggcaccaaatctcaagacaatcactgccatttcaaaagaggggttagtaagaggtttacctcaaaaactgttcacctgtcctgagcattgtgtttcctgtctaaaaggaaaacaacataaaagctcatacaaatcaattgatgagtccaaaacaaccaaatgtttgcaaattcttcatatggatttgtttggcccagttaaagtcatgagtcttaagaaaaagagatattgtttggttattgttgatgacttttctaggtttacatggacttactttttacactcaaaagatgagactgcaggcattctgcaagactttgtgaaacaggttgaaaagcagtttgaccttccagtgaaaatcttcagaagtgataatggcacagagttcaggaacaaggagttagatgatttctgtgtgtcaaaaggaattgtgaggcaatacagcattccaagaacaccagaacaaaatggggttgttgaaagaaagaacaggactttgattgaggctgccagaaccatgcttgctgattcaggtttgccattaactttttgggcagaggcagtaaacactgcttgctatgtccaaaacagagttttaatcaaccccaggcatcaaaagactgcctatgaactgttgtataaaataaagccattgatttcatatttcaaggtttttggctgcccatgcttcattttaaacttaaaagattctatctcaaggtttgcagccaaaatttattgtggttatcatctgggacaCTCAACAACtactaaggcctacaaagtgtttaacacaaggaccaaaacagtggaggagactttgaatgtaaagttcaatgaactttcatcaatgaaaatcccatcaaaccctgcagaattgtttgatcttgataaattactt
This genomic stretch from Helianthus annuus cultivar XRQ/B chromosome 8, HanXRQr2.0-SUNRISE, whole genome shotgun sequence harbors:
- the LOC118481127 gene encoding F-box/LRR-repeat protein 17-like, with protein sequence MLSLVLGSEITDASVAAISKCYSNLELLDLSGSSISDMGLGMICNVFPETLTRLLVALCPNITSSGIQFATAQLPLLGLIDCG